Proteins from a single region of Eremothecium gossypii ATCC 10895 chromosome VI, complete sequence:
- the HSF1 gene encoding stress-responsive transcription factor HSF1 (Syntenic homolog of Saccharomyces cerevisiae YGL073W (HSF1)), whose amino-acid sequence MLTRPIDLMNGEATHGGGDSGGATTRLRAAPDAPDGDDAGAGGGGAGGDRRGGGSAATALEDAGGVVEDIVNPALDAGALPHMLAEEDDAVSTMMMPFSPLLPHHLPLNSSTAGAGDHIVRRGTPVGVYGSATPELAGEHGSQLHSGLLSYNLRSSKLLTQKPSLVGRGPSKAGSSPPQLGGMPKKKLAAAKTKPAFVNKLWSMVNDPVNQSLIHWSHDGKSFIVTQREQFVHEILPKYFKHSNFASFVRQLNMYGWHKVQDVKSGSIQSNSDDRWEFANENFLRGREDLLANIIRQKSSAGSRDGAGMSVGAAHPNAVLVANGEEVDLGILFSELETVKYNQLAIAEDLKRISKDNELLWKENMLARERHQNQQQALEKIVKFLSSLYGSNTTRLLSDHVFREPQQAVAAPQGYGVHSTASMSPLHMADPLDAAPSPDVTATPVHRPRLLLKQRASPASDWPAQVQELRTSQVPSPVLQPLPARIHEIHPDAQLPADTPVLSPAVVDQASFFNDLQDNLDKQGESIQEIQDWIDKLSPASPFSRFDPRDYLAAPGFPAPPPDAADPISPRPAYKRPSNHREETRSEDYSPASKKQRQLSARDPPT is encoded by the coding sequence ATGCTAACACGGCCTATAGATTTAATGAACGGAGAGGCGACGCACGGCGGGGGCGACAGCGGCGGGGCGACGACGCGCCTTCGCGCGGCGCCCGACGCGCCGGACGGCGATgacgcgggcgcgggcggcggcggggccggGGGCGACAGGCGCGggggcggcagcgcggctACGGCTCTGGAGGACGCGGGCGGCGTAGTGGAGGACATCGTGAACCCGGCGCTTGACGCGGGCGCACTACCACACATGCTGGCGGAGGAAGACGACGCGGTGTCGACGATGATGATGCCGTTCTCGCCGCTGTTGCCGCACCACCTACCGCTGAATAGCAGCACGGCTGGCGCCGGCGACCACATCGTGCGGCGCGGCACGCCGGTGGGCGTGTACGGCAGCGCGACGCCGGAGCTGGCGGGCGAGCACGGGTCGCAGCTACACAGTGGGCTGTTGTCGTACAACCTGCGGTCGTCCAAGTTGCTGACGCAGAAGCCGTCGCTGGTGGGCCGCGGGCCGAGCAAGGCCGGCAGTtcgccgccgcagctcgGCGGGATGccgaagaagaagctggCGGCAGCCAAGACAAAGCCCGCGTTCGTGAACAAGCTGTGGTCGATGGTGAACGACCCGGTAAACCAGTCCCTCATACACTGGAGCCACGACGGCAAGTCGTTCATCGTAACGCAGCGCGAGCAGTTCGTGCACGAAATCCTGCCGAAATACTTCAAGCATTCGAACTTCGCGTCCTTTGTCCGCCAGCTGAACATGTACGGCTGGCACAAGGTGCAAGACGTCAAGTCGGGCTCCATCCAGAGCAACAGCGACGACCGGTGGGAGTTTGCCAACGAGAACTTCCTACGAGGCCGTGAAGACCTACTCGCAAACATCATCCGCCAGAAGTCCAGCGCCGGCTCGCGCGACGGCGCCGGGATGAGCGTGGGCGCGGCGCACCCCAACGCGGTGCTCGTCGCCAACGGCGAGGAGGTAGACCTGGGCATTCTCTTCTCCGAGCTCGAGACCGTCAAGTACAACCAGCTCGCCATCGCCGAGGACCTCAAGCGCATCTCCAAGGACAACGAGCTGCTGTGGAAGGAGAACATgctcgcgcgcgagcgccaccagaaccagcagcaggcgctcGAAAAGATCGTCAAGTTCCTCTCCTCGCTCTACGGCTCCAACACCACCCGCCTGCTGTCCGACCACGTCTTCCGCGAGCCCCAGCAGGCCGTCGCCGCGCCACAGGGCTACGGCGTCCACTCGACCGCCTCCATGTCGCCGCTGCACATGGCCGACCCTCTCGACGCCGCGCCCTCGCCCGACGTCACCGCCACGCCGGTCCACCgcccgcgcctgctgcttAAGCAGCGCGCGTCCCCGGCCTCCGACTGGCCCGCCCAGGTCCAGGAGCTGCGCACCTCCCAGGTGCCCTCCCCGGTCCTCCAGCCCCTGCCCGCCCGCATACACGAGATCCACCCCGATGCGCAGCTCCCGGCTGACACTCCTGTCCTCTCCCCCGCCGTCGTCGACCAGGCCTCCTTTTTCAACGACCTGCAGGATAACCTCGACAAGCAGGGCGAGTCCATCCAGGAGATCCAGGACTGGATCGACAAGCTCTCGCCTGCGAGCCCCTTCTCACGCTTCGACCCCCGCGACTATCTAGCCGCCCCCGGCTTTCCTGCCCCTCCGCCAGACGCCGCCGACCCTATTTCGCCGCGTCCGGCTTACAAAAGGCCGTCCAACCACCGCGAAGAAACCCGCTCCGAGGACTATTCCCCTGCCTCGAAGAAACAGAGGCAGCTGTCCGCCCGCGACCCCCCCACGTGA
- the MPS2 gene encoding Mps2p (Syntenic homolog of Saccharomyces cerevisiae YGL075C (MPS2)) translates to MWREEAREQLRRGRCCFAAASVVSTAKHNKSLGNCTHGSGVMTEAEGILNNVWDAVDSKQQGFIYAKDMPDLVGRFGQFLAQSLTSRANDEAIAAFASEKPFYKLDKEQFKSTFQTLVGTSLQTAVELAGHGEPRPRLFGAIRRASATGDEQAREELERKSAELSRVRDELDEWKSKYQFLEREFLFYQTHHENSVDSTQHEFIISEMKRTIEEQTRMIGQLRRQVQGGTQVLARAGKRASPVDVFMYVSRQGLLLLMRMPKAAFLLLLLGYFVWYTVMGGAVQGPDPSVALPEPPKQPWWEQNNIISALYWYLTDTFEPSQRINDTVNDNYNSLFGL, encoded by the coding sequence ATGTGGCGCGAGGAGGCACGTGAGCAATTGCGGCGGGGCCGGTGTTGTTTTGCCGCTGCGAGCGTCGTTTCAACTGCCAAGCACAACAAAAGCCTTGGGAACTGCACTCACGGCTCAGGAGTCATGACGGAGGCAGAGGGTATTCTGAACAACGTGTGGGATGCGGTGGACAGCAAGCAGCAGGGTTTCATCTACGCGAAGGACATGCCAGATTTGGTTGGTCGGTTCGGGCAGTTCCTTGCGCAGAGCCTGACGAGCCGGGCGAACGACGAGGCGATCGCTGCTTTTGCGAGCGAGAAGCCGTTCTACAAGCTGGACAAGGAGCAGTTCAAGAGCACGTTCCAGACACTGGTGGGAACGAGCCTGCAGACGGCGGTGGAGCTGGCTGGGCACGGGGagccgcggccgcggtTGTTCGGGGCGATCCGGCGGGCGAGCGCGACGGGGGACGagcaggcgcgcgaggagctggagcgcAAGAGCGCGGAGCTCTCGCGCGTGCGCGACGAGCTTGACGAGTGGAAGAGCAAGTACCAATTCTTGGAGCGGGAGTTCCTCTTCTACCAGACGCACCACGAGAACTCGGTGGACTCGACGCAGCACGAGTTTATCATCAGCGAGATGAAGCGCACGATCGAGGAGCAGACGCGGATGATCGGGCAGCTCCGGCGGCAGGTGCAGGGGGGCACGCAGGTgctggcgcgggcgggcaAGCGCGCGTCGCCGGTCGACGTGTTCATGTACGTGTCGCGGCAGGGCCTTCTGTTGCTCATGCGCATGCCGAAGGCGGCgtttctgctgctgctgctcggcTACTTTGTGTGGTACACGGTGATGGGCGGCGCCGTGCAGGGGCCGGACCCCAGCGTCGCGCTGCCGGAGCCGCCCAAGCAGCCGTGGTGGGAGCAGAACAACATCATCAGCGCGCTCTACTGGTATCTGACGGACACGTTCGAGCCCTCGCAGCGCATTAACGACACAGTGAACGATAATTATAACTCTCTGTTTGGATTATAA
- a CDS encoding Smr domain-containing protein (Syntenic homolog of Saccharomyces cerevisiae YPL199C) codes for MSVVLDRGAFLSQDRDYNHATDGEYKRLRDLADQAFKKRAELSHQSQQAYKQGDGARAKELSEQAKRQLEAAERYNMQAAEYVFTSNNADSGSDEIDLHGLYVKEAQWIMKKRIAAGVQSGEPRLRVIVGKGLHSANGVAKIRPAVEELCSEAGLRSYVDSKNAGVLIVDLENANVPASWDTTPYSGQLQPSKPPAAHTGGQPQAGYQAPAQPQYQQQPAAGQAPGQGAQNGPENPLVAALLTFFCQTICKLK; via the coding sequence ATGAGTGTAGTCTTGGACCGCGGCGCCTTCCTATCGCAGGACCGTGACTACAACCATGCCACAGATGGCGAGTACAAGAGGCTGAGAGACCTGGCAGACCAGGCGTTCAAAAAGCGCGCTGAGCTGTCCCATCAGTCCCAGCAGGCGTACAAGCAGGGCGatggcgcgcgcgccaaGGAGCTCAGCGAGCAGGCCAAGCGACAGCTGGAGGCCGCGGAGCGTTACAACATGCAGGCCGCGGAGTACGTGTTCACGTCGAACAACGCTGACAGCGGGTCGGATGAAATTGATCTGCACGGTCTGTACGTCAAGGAGGCCCAGTGGATCATGAAAAAGCGGATTGCGGCAGGCGTGCAGAGCGGAGAACCCCGCCTGCGCGTGATCGTCGGCAAGGGCTTGCATTCTGCAAACGGTGTTGCCAAAATCAGACCCGCCGTGGAGGAACTGTGCTCGGAGGCGGGCCTGCGATCGTATGTGGACTCCAAGAATGCAGGCGTGCTGATAGTGGACCTGGAAAACGCCAATGTGCCTGCCTCCTGGGACACCACTCCATACAGCGGCCAGTTGCAGCCCAGCAAGCCACCTGCGGCGCACACTGGCGGCCAGCCGCAGGCGGGCTACCAGGCACCAGCACAGCCGCAgtaccagcagcagccggcAGCAGGCCAGGCGCCCGGACAGGGCGCCCAAAACGGCCCGGAGAACCCCCTGGTTGCGGCTCTGCTCACTTTCTTCTGCCAGACTATCTGCAAGCTCAAGTAA
- the RPL7A gene encoding 60S ribosomal protein uL30 (Syntenic homolog of Saccharomyces cerevisiae YGL076C (RPL7A) and YPL198W (RPL7B); 2-intron), whose amino-acid sequence MADKILTPESQLKKSKAQQKSAEQVAAERAARKAANKEKRAAILERNAAYHKEYETAERAVIQAKREAKANGSYYVESQPKLVFVIRIKGINKIAPKPRKVLQLLRLNQINSGVFVKVTKATTELLRLVEPYVAYGYPSYSTIRQLVYKRGYGKINKQRIALSENSIVEANLGKYGIISVDDLIHEIITVGPHFKQANNFLWPFKLSNPSGGWGVPRKFKHFIQGGAFGNREEFINKLVKSMN is encoded by the exons ATGGCTGA CAAGATCTTGACCCCAGAGTCCCAGTTGAAGAAGTCCAAGGCTCAACAGAAGTCGGCTGAGCAAGTCGCTGCTGAGAGAGCTGCTCGCAAGGCT GCTAACAAGGAGAAGAGAGCTGCCATCTTGGAGAGAAACGCTGCTTACCACAAGGAGTACGAGACCGCCGAGAGAGCCGTCATCCAGGCCAAGAGAGAGGCCAAGGCCAACGGCTCCTACTACGTCGAGTCCCAGCCAAAGTTGGTCTTCGTCATCAGAATCAAGGGTATCAACAAGATTGCTCCAAAGCCAAGAAAGGTCTTGCAGCTATTGAGATTGAACCAGATCAACTCCGGTGTCTTCGTCAAGGTCACCAAGGCCACCACCGAGCTTTTGAGATTGGTCGAGCCTTACGTTGCCTACGGTTACCCATCCTACTCCACCATCAGACAGTTGGTGTACAAGAGAGGTTACGGTAAGATCAACAAGCAGAGAATTGCTTTGTCTGAGAACTCCATCGTCGAGGCCAACTTGGGCAAGTACGGTATCATCTCCGTCGACGACTTGATCCACGAGATCATCACTGTCGGCCCACACTTCAAGCAGGCCAACAACTTCTTGTGGCCATTCAAGTTGTCCAACCCATCCGGCGGCTGGGGTGTGCCAAGAAAGTTCAAGCACTTCATCCAGGGCGGTGCCTTCGGTAACCGTGAGGAGTTCATCAACAAGTTGGTCAAGTCCATGAACTAA
- the HNM1 gene encoding Hnm1p (Syntenic homolog of Saccharomyces cerevisiae YGL077C (HNM1)): MSLAERDSMDLVKRHPSGQCCEDGEKSNVGMTTCQVDEGQLLRKSFSLWSVLGVGFGLTNSWFGISVSMITGIGSGGPMMIVYGIVIIALVSVCVGVSLAELSSAYPHAGGQFWWSLKLAPPKHRRLAAYLCGSLAWAGSVFTSASTTLSAATELVGMYALVRPEFVVRKWHVFVCYQILHCFLMLFNCYGRSLPLVSSSALYVSLFSFVTITITVVACSRGHFNDPKFVFATFRNETGWQNSAIAFIVGLINPAWSFSCLDCATHMAFEVEQPERVIPIAILGTVAIGFLTSFCYVIAMFFSLRDLSEIMTSNTGVPILDIYYQALGSRAGALVLGSLVLLTSVGCIISSHTWQARLCWSFARDGGLPYSHLWARVNRSVGVPLNAHLMSCVCISLLGILYMASSTAFNSLITGCIAFLLLSYIVPVICLLLKKRQIKHGPFWLGPFGAFCNYVLLAWTVFVLIFFSLPPLKPVTKDNMNYVSVVVVGYILYVLIFWRLQGRWSFHLVEEEEECTELEGEPQMTPEGSEEREMIPTTKISP; the protein is encoded by the coding sequence ATGTCCTTGGCAGAGAGAGATTCCATGGACCTTGTAAAGAGACATCCATCTGGTCAGTGTTGCGAAGATGGTGAAAAGTCGAATGTTGGTATGACCACATGTCAAGTGGACGAGggacagctgctgcgcaaaTCCTTCTCGCTATGGTCTGTGCTGGGCGTCGGGTTCGGCCTGACGAACTCGTGGTTCGGCATCTCGGTGTCGATGATAACGGGTATCGGGTCCGGGGGGCCGATGATGATCGTGTACGGGATTGTGATAATCGCACTTGTGTCAGTGTGCGTGGGAGTGTCGCTGGCGGAGCTGTCGTCGGCCTATCCGCACGCAGGTGGGCAGTTCTGGTGGTCCCTGAAACTGGCGCCGCCCAAGCATcggcggctggcggcgtACCTGTGTGGGTCGCTGGCGTGGGCGGGCTCGGTGTTCACAAGTGCGTCGACCACTCTGTCCGCAGCGACGGAGCTGGTGGGGATGTACGCACTCGTACGCCCGGAGTTCGTGGTCCGGAAGTGGCACGTCTTTGTCTGCTACCAGATACTTCACTGCTTTCTAATGCTGTTCAATTGCTACGGCCGGTCGCTGCCATTGGTGTCCTCGAGCGCCCTGTATGTGTCGCTGTTCTCCTTTGTTACCATCACTATCACGGTGGTCGCATGCTCGCGGGGCCATTTCAACGACCCGAAGTTCGTGTTTGCGACGTTCCGGAATGAGACCGGGTGGCAGAACAGTGCCATTGCATTTATAGTGGGCCTGATTAATCCTGCGTGGTCCTTCTCCTGCCTTGACTGCGCCACACACATGGCTTTTGAGGTGGAGCAGCCCGAGCGTGTCATCCCGATCGCCATTCTTGGCACAGTGGCCATTGGCTTCCTCACATCGTTCTGCTATGTCATCGCCATGTTTTTCTCCCTACGCGATTTGAGCGAAATCATGACCTCTAACACTGGCGTGCCGATCCTGGATATATACTACCAGGCACTGGGTtcgcgcgcgggcgcgctAGTGCTGGGCAGCCTGGTCCTTCTGACGTCGGTCGGCTGCATCATCTCGTCGCATACCTGGCAAGCCCGCCTGTGCTGGTCCTTCGCAAGAGACGGAGGCCTGCCATACTCACATCTCTGGGCTCGCGTCAATCGCTCTGTCGGCGTCCCACTCAACGCACATTTAATGTCTTGCGTCTGCATTTCTCTACTTGGCATTCTTTACATGGCATCGAGTACCGCATTCAATTCGCTCATCACAGGTTGCATTGCATTTCTACTACTATCCTACATTGTGCCCGTCATCTGTCTCCTCCTGAAAAAACGGCAGATAAAGCATGGGCCCTTCTGGCTTGGACCATTCGGCGCCTTCTGCAACTATGTCTTGCTGGCGTGGACCGTCTTCGTCCTTATCTTCTTCTCCCTCCCACCTCTCAAACCCGTCACCAAAGACAACATGAACTACGTATCCGTCGTGGTGGTTGGTTACATATTATATGTGCTGATCTTCTGGAGGTTGCAGGGTCGCTGGAGTTTCCATCTCGTTgaggaggaagaggagTGTACTGAACTAGAAGGAGAGCCACAGATGACCCCGGAAGGCTCAGAGGAGCGGGAAATGATTCCAACCACTAAAATTTCACCCTAG
- the DBP3 gene encoding RNA-dependent ATPase DBP3 (Syntenic homolog of Saccharomyces cerevisiae YGL078C (DBP3)) yields MSKHELKDKKRKSVDGEDVSKSKKVKKDKKDKKDKKAKDGNDKVKDKKDKNKKDKSKTDKNLKEVQETEAHTGSETAPVGDSTAAAGYVESKELASVPQADVDTFFSENEVAVEDPESLGFRPLLSFSHLNLHSAIQKEISKFPKPTPIQAVSWPYLLAGKDVIGVAETGSGKTFAFGVPAINSLMSEKSTPRGVKCLVISPTRELASQIYDNLVQLTDKVGLNCCCVYGGVQKDSQREQLKKAQVVVATPGRLLDLIEEGSAKLAGVQYLVLDEADRMLEKGFEEDIKRIIKETKSDVRQTLMFTATWPKEVRELASTFMRAPVKVSIGNRDELSANKRITQVVEVIDPFKKEKRLLELLKQYQSGAKKNDKVLIFALYKKEASRVERNLKYNGYNVAAIHGDLSQQQRTQALSEFKAGTANLLLATDVAARGLDIPNVKTVINLTFPLTVEDYVHRIGRTGRAGATGVAHTLFTEQEKHLAGALVNVLNGAGQPVPEELMKFGTHTKRKEHNAYGAFYKNVDLTKKAKKITFD; encoded by the coding sequence ATGTCTAAACATGAATTGAAAGATAAGAAGAGAAAGTCTGTGGACGGAGAAGACGTCTCCAAATCCAAAAAGGTGAAGAAAGACAAGAAGGATAAGAAGGATAAGAAGGCCAAGGACGGAAATGACAAGGTTAAGGATAAGAAGGATAAGAATAAAAAGGATAAGAGCAAGACGGATAAGAATTTGAAGGAGGTGCAGGAGACCGAGGCTCACACCGGGTCCGAAACCGCCCCAGTTGGCGACAGCactgcagctgcaggctACGTCGAAAGTAAAGAGCTTGCCTCTGTGCCCCAGGCAGACGTTGACACGTTCTTCTCCGAGAACGAGGTTGCAGTGGAGGACCCGGAGTCCCTGGGTTTCAGGCCCCTGCTATCGTTCTCACACCTCAATCTGCACTCGGCGATCCAGAAAGAAATATCGAAGTTTCCAAAGCCCACCCCGATCCAGGCGGTCTCGTGGCCATATCTGCTAGCGGGGAAGGACGTAATTGGTGTTGCAGAAACGGGCTCCGGTAAGACTTTTGCGTTTGGTGTCCCTGCCATCAACAGCCTCATGTCCGAAAAGTCCACCCCACGTGGTGTTAAATGTTTGGTCATCTCGCCCACGAGAGAACTCGCGTCTCAGATCTACGACAATCTGGTGCAGCTCACCGATAAGGTGGGTCTaaactgctgctgcgtctACGGCGGTGTGCAGAAGGACAGCCAGCGTGAGCAGCTCAAGAAGGCGCAGGTTGTCGTCGCTACGCCCGGCAGATTGCTGGACCTGATCGAGGAGGGCAGCGCGAAGCTTGCCGGTGTGCAGTACCTCGTTCTGGACGAGGCTGACAGGATGCTCGAAAAGGGTTTTGAAGAGGACATCAAGCGGATCATCAAGGAAACAAAGTCCGACGTGCGCCAAACGCTGATGTTCACCGCCACCTGGCCCAAGGAGGTGCGCGAGCTCGCCAGCACTTTCATGCGGGCTCCAGTCAAGGTCTCGATCGGTAATCGCGACGAGCTGTCCGCCAACAAGCGCATCACCCAAGTTGTTGAAGTCATAGACCCCttcaagaaggagaagagGCTGCTAGAACTACTGAAACAGTACCAGTCTGGCGCCAAGAAGAACGACAAGGTGCTTATCTTTGCGCTGTACAAGAAGGAGGCCTCGCGTGTCGAGAGAAACCTGAAGTACAATGGCTACAACGTCGCGGCCATCCACGGCGACCTCTCCCAGCAGCAGAGAACCCAGGCCCTCTCCGAGTTTAAGGCCGGCACCGCcaacctgctgctcgcCACCGACGTGGCCGCCAGAGGCCTGGACATACCCAACGTCAAGACCGTCATTAACCTGACTTTCCCGCTGACCGTTGAGGACTACGTTCACAGAATCGGCAGAACCGGCAGAGCTGGCGCCACCGGTGTGGCCCACACTCTCTTCACCGAGCAGGAGAAACACCTGGCCGGCGCCTTGGTCAACGTTCTGAACGGCGCGGGCCAGCCCGTTCCGGAGGAGCTCATGAAGTTCGGTACGCATACCAAGAGAAAGGAGCACAATGCCTACGGTGCCTTCTACAAGAATGTCGACCTCACCAAAAAGGCCAAGAAAATTACCTTCGACTAG
- a CDS encoding AFL079Wp (NOHBY604; No homolog in Saccharomyces cerevisiae; Syntenic homolog of Kluyveromyces lactis KLLA0E19569g), with product MAVLSKSEVEERIANGEVIVIYKSAVLKLDKWIKYHPGGDKAIYHMVGRDATDEMNAYHSDESVQQFMRWKIGHVEGEWKNLVPPIQRNACETSMQPGTPGDEDTCYEDDACDAKVETMGQAYKNHVVVDPMQLSELFDEERAALDRKLFPSADSETQQRISAEYNKLHQELIDAGFYACPYWKYGVELLRISTLLGASYFTLIRLNWQIVSALLLGVAWQQAVFIAHDAGHISITHNYQVDSVFGMLVSAWFGGLSLGWWKRNHNVHHLVTNDPEHDPDIQHLPFFAVTSRLFTGLKSTYYERDLAFDLPARIFIPLQHILYYPILAFGRFNLYVLSWTHLLGGKGPRHGQAAWFRYFELCGLVFFCYWFCYRLLACSLSTATDRVLYVLVSHLTTMIVHVQITLSHFAMSTADLGVSESFPQRQLRTSMDVACPRWLDFFHGGLQFQVIHHLFPRLPRHNLRDAQPYLLRFCERVGIKYSIYGFSHCNSMVLSHLEQIAQQARTVLACAHTMGPHKDVAMPAPGGDSRQYSNPKHA from the coding sequence ATGGCGGTGCTTTCGAAAAGCGAGGTGGAAGAGCGTATTGCTAATGGCGAGGTCATAGTGATCTATAAGAGTGCGGTGTTGAAGCTGGACAAGTGGATCAAGTACCACCCGGGCGGAGATAAGGCTATATATCATATGGTTGGGCGCGATGCGACAGACGAGATGAACGCGTACCATAGCGATGAAAGCGTGCAGCAGTTCATGCGCTGGAAGATTGGGCATGTGGAGGGGGAATGGAAGAACCTGGTGCCTCCAATACAGCGCAATGCCTGCGAGACGAGCATGCAGCCGGGCACTCCGGGCGATGAGGACACCTGCTACGAGGACGACGCGTGCGACGCCAAGGTGGAGACGATGGGGCAGGCGTACAAGAACCACGTAGTAGTCGATCCGATGCAGCTCAGCGAGCTGTTCGACGAGGAGAGAGCGGCGCTCGACCGCAAGCTGTTTCCCAGCGCCGATAGTGAAACTCAGCAGAGGATTTCGGCGGAGTACAACAAGCTGCATCAGGAGCTCATAGACGCGGGCTTCTACGCCTGTCCGTATTGGAAGTACGGCGTCGAGCTGCTACGGATATCCACGCTGCTGGGCGCGTCGTATTTCACATTGATCAGGCTCAATTGGCAGATCGTGtccgcgctgctgctgggcgtTGCGTGGCAGCAGGCAGTCTTCATTGCCCACGACGCCGGCCACATCTCGATCACACACAACTACCAGGTGGACAGCGTTTTTGGAATGCTGGTGTCCGCGTGGTTCGGCGGGCTGTCGCTGGGATGGTGGAAGCGCAACCACAACGTGCACCACCTGGTGACGAACGACCCGGAGCACGATCCCGACATCCAGCATCTGCCGTTCTTTGCGGTCACCTCGCGCCTGTTCACGGGCCTCAAGTCCACGTACTACGAGCGTGACCTGGCCTTCGACCTGCCCGCGCGCATCTTTATCCCCCTGCAGCACATACTGTACTACCCGATTCTTGCGTTCGGTAGGTTCAATCTCTACGTGCTGAGCTGGACTCACTTGCTGGGCGGCAAAGGGCCACGCCACGGCCAAGCCGCGTGGTTCCGTTACTTCGAGCTCTGTGGCCTTGTCTTCTTCTGCTACTGGTTCTGCTACCGCCTGCTCGCCTGCTCGCTCTCCACCGCGACCGACCGCGTGCTGTACGTGCTCGTGTCCCACCTCACCACCATGATCGTCCATGTGCAGATCACGCTCTCGCACTTCGCCATGTCCACAGCCGACCTTGGCGTGTCGGAATCCTTcccgcagcggcagctgcggaCCTCAATGGACGTCGCCTGCCCGCGCTGGCTGGACTTCTTCCACGGCGGCCTGCAGTTCCAGGTCATACACCACCTCTTCCCTCGGCTCCCTCGCCACAACCTGCGCGATGCTCAGCCGTACCTCTTGCGCTTCTGCGAGCGTGTGGGCATTAAGTACTCCATCTACGGGTTTTCGCACTGCAATTCCATGGTGCTGTCCCACCTCGAGCAGATTGCCCAGCAGGCCCGCACCGTTCTTGCATGTGCCCACACGATGGGACCTCACAAAGACGTGGCAATGCCGGCCCCAGGCGGAGACAGCCGCCAGTATAGTAACCCTAAGCATGCATAG
- the OXR1 gene encoding Oxr1p (Syntenic homolog of Saccharomyces cerevisiae YPL196W (OXR1)), with the protein MDGWRSRFKRLHRTLSVGEEQCTPAIKLNSPDATLQTEACAPEDEGGLPPVQLCGYLSSTRDRLLTAELCAELRPLMPSRIQLYTKWCLLYSLEQHGASLHSLYEHVRPEEPAKARVGYLLIMRDRRGGLFGAYANEPFRPTESRRYSGNGECFLWSADLHPMLRLRAYPYTGLNEFCIYCTSGFLSMGAGSGHYGLWCDEGLVHGVSERSPTFGNDALSREGPRFHIVALEVWRVG; encoded by the coding sequence ATGGACGGCTGGAGGTCGAGATTCAAAAGACTACATCGCACATTGTCGGTCGGCGAGGAGCAGTGCACACCGGCCATCAAGCTTAACTCTCCTGACGCCACGCTGCAGACGGAAGCGTGCGCACCCGAGGACGAGGGGGGGCTCCCCCCCGTACAGCTCTGCGGCTACCTGAGCAGCACGCGCGACCGGCTGCTCACAGCAGAGCTCTGTGCAGAGCTGCGGCCGCTGATGCCGTCGAGGATCCAATTATACACGAAGTGGTGCCTCCTGTACAGCCTGGAGCAGCACGGGGCATCGCTGCACTCGCTGTACGAGCACGTGCGTCCGGAGGAGCCAGCCAAGGCGCGCGTCGGATACCTGCTCATCATGCGGGaccggcgcggcgggctgTTTGGCGCCTACGCCAACGAGCCCTTCCGCCCCACGGAGTCGCGCCGCTACAGCGGCAACGGTGAGTGCTTCCTGTGGTCTGCAGACCTGCATCCGATGCTGCGGCTGCGTGCCTACCCGTACACAGGCCTCAACGAGTTCTGCATATACTGCACCAGCGGCTTCCTGTCCAtgggcgcgggcagcggccACTACGGCCTCTGGTGTGACGAGGGCCTGGTCCATGGCGTCAGCGAGCGCAGCCCCACCTTCGGCAACGACGCGCTGAGCCGCGAGGGCCCACGCTTCCACATCGTCGCGCTCGAGGTCTGGCGCGTCGGCTGA